A single genomic interval of Dromiciops gliroides isolate mDroGli1 chromosome 1, mDroGli1.pri, whole genome shotgun sequence harbors:
- the DDX39A gene encoding ATP-dependent RNA helicase DDX39A — translation MAEQDVENELLDYEEDEEPQPMTESTPTPAKKDVKGSYVSIHSSGFRDFLLKPELLRAIVDCGFEHPSEVQHECIPQAILGMDVLCQAKSGMGKTAVFVLATLQQIEPVDGQVTVLVMCHTRELAFQISKEYERFSKYMPNVKVSVFFGGLSIKKDEDVLKKNCPHVVVGTPGRILALVRNKSLNLKNVKHFVLDECDKMLEQLDMRRDVQEIFRLTPHEKQCMMFSATLSKEIRPVCRKFMQDPMEVFVDDETKLTLHGLQQYYVKLKDSEKNRKLFDLLDVLEFNQVVIFVKSVQRCVALAQLLVEQNFPAIAIHRGMAQEERLSRYQQFKDFQRRILVATNLFGRGMDIERVNIVFNYDMPEDSDTYLHRVARAGRFGTKGLAITFVSDEGDAKILNDVQDRFEVNVAELPEEIDISTYIEQSR, via the exons atggctgaacaagatgtagAAAATGAACTGCTTGATTATGAAGAGGATGAGGAGCCCCAGCCCATGACAGAAAGCACGCCCACCCCTGCCAAGAAGGATGTGAAGGGCTCCTACGTCTCCATTCATAGCTCAGGCTTCAGGGATTTCCTTCTGAAGCCAGAGCTCCTGAGGGCTATTGTGGACTGTGGCTTTGAGCATCCATCTGAAG TCCAGCATGAATGTATTCCCCAAGCCATCTTGGGAATGGATGTCCTGTGTCAAGCCAAGTCTGGAATGGGCAAGACAGCAGTCTTTGTACTGGCTACCCTACAGCAGATCGAGCCCGTGGACGGACAG GTAACAGTTCTTGTCATGTGTCATACTCGAGAGTTGGCCTTCCAGATTAGTAAGGAGTATGAGCGCTTCTCCAAGTACATGCCCAATGTCAAG GTTTCTGTGTTCTTTGGTGGCCTTtcaatcaagaaggatgaggacgtTTTGAAGAAGAACTGCCCGCATGTAGTGGTGGGGACGCCTGGCCGTATCCTGGCCTTAGTACGCAACAAGAGTCTCAATCTGAAAAACGTGAAGCACTTTGTACTGGATGAGTGCGACAAGATGCTGGAGCAGCTTG ACATGCGCCGGGATGTGCAGGAGATCTTCCGCTTGACACCCCATGAGAAGCAGTGCATGATGTTCAGTGCCACGCTGAGTAAGGAGATAAGACCTGTCTGCAGAAAGTTCATGCAGGAT CCAATGGAAGTTTTTGTGGATGATGAGACAAAACTGACACTGCATGGACTGCAGCAGTACTATGTGAAGCTTAAGGACAGTGAGAAAAACCGAAAACTCTTTGATCTCTTGGATGTTCTGGAGTTTAACCAG GTTGTGATCTTTGTGAAGTCGGTGCAGCGCTGTGTAGCCTTGGCTCAGCTCCTGGTAGAGCAGAACTTCCCAGCCATTGCCATCCACAGAGGGATGGCTCAGGAGGAAAG GCTGTCACGCTACCAACAGTTCAAGGATTTCCAGCGACGGATCCTGGTAGCCACCAATCTCTTTGGTCGAGGCATGGATATTGAGCGGGTCAATATAGTCTTTAATTATGACATGCCTGAGGACTCTGATACCTACTTGCACCGG GTCGCCAGGGCTGGCCGATTTGGTACCAAGGGCTTGGCTATCACTTTTGTCTCTGATGAGGGGGATGCCAAGATCCTTAATGATGTGCAGGACCGGTTTGAAGTGAATGTGGCAGAACTGCCTGAGGAAATTGACATCTCCACATACA ttgAACAAAGCCGATAA